The Antechinus flavipes isolate AdamAnt ecotype Samford, QLD, Australia chromosome 4, AdamAnt_v2, whole genome shotgun sequence genomic interval TTAATTtcccttgacctcagtttcctcatctgtagaatgggattGGCTCATTCTGGTTCTAGAATCCAAACTGCCCTGGTGTAGAGATGTCTCTGCATTTCCTGCTAGGACCCTGCACCCCCAAATCTCCATGGGAAATGTAGTTTGGGGAGTGGGAAAGGGAACAAGCTGGGGGTCGCCCTACAAATCCCCCCCCCCGATTTAGTGGCTGGATTGTTGATTGATGGACAGCAGAGTAGGTTGtgatggggaggagaggaggccCCAGAAACCTCAGGGAGTTCCCTCCATGCAGGACCTGAGAAATGGGGCTGGGGGCTGGAGGAGGGGAGCAGCTTCCTGGCCACGGGCAGTTCTGGGGCTCCAGCTTTCCTCAGGCTGTCTGTCTAAGTTTGACATCTCGGAGTTGACTCAGACTGAGAACAAAAGAGCCCCACTCCTCTGGCCCCCCATCCTCCCACGGGCAACCGCAGTGAACCCAGGCCTTTCTCAGCCCTCCTATCTCTGAGACTGAGCCCCCGTGGGAGGAAGCAGCTAGGGTTTCCATGCAGAGAAAGGCTCACGCTCCAGGGAGGAGCTTGACCTTGACCTTGGTTGGCCCAGGCCCCCCCCCGCCCCAAGACCCCCGCTTCTTACCCATCAACCCCTTCAGACCACGCTGGGTATCCTTACATGACTGGGGCCATGACTGACCTCATCAACTGCAGCTCCCAGAGCTGCCAGTGGGAGACACTTGGAGTCTCCCTCCATCCAGGTTGGCCATAGGGTCCCAACAAGCCACCTTACAAAGCAGCCTCCTCTCCAGGTCCTCAGCTGAGCCTCAGCACAACCTGGGTTGGGGGAGTCCCAGACAGGAAGGGGAAGAGGCAGGAATCCAGATGTGATGATCCTTGTTCCTCCAAGCCAGCGAAGCTCCGGCTGCCTCCTCTGCCAGCCTCTTCTGCCAGCCTCCTTCGGCAGCCTCCTCCAGCAGCTTCCTCCAGCTGCCTCCTCTGCCAGCCTCCTTTGGTAGCCTCTGCCAGCTTCCTCTGGCAGCAGACTTAGTAGAGCTTGCAAGACTTAGTACCTATAACAGGTGTCACATCTCTTCCTTCACAGCTCCGGGAGGCAGGGAGACAATTGGAGctgtgttaggattcttacaaggtgctaagtcaattGTCTAATTttatgttatggaccagaacttgaaacaaggtattaagtcactgggattgatagaaacaatgcttatgtacttagtgtACTCtcacctttgggagagttcacacattagctcacccATTAGAGTTCAAACCTCTCACACCTTTAGacttcacacctttaagagatcatatataaggagctcccacaagccaactaagcactctgggagattgagaagccaagattcagttgggcagaacaaagggagacagagaagaagtgGCTGGCTGTCCTGGGGAGAACACAGAAACCAAAgtccggaaggcctccagaaagctagccgagctccaagtgaaggaaagagaaaataaaggatctggactttaactcctggctgcatttgaggtgattattactctgaactgaaacaaaagctgcctccagaagcccccaggaaacctgctcccagagaaccatcctattttagagaagaacattacaaagctgaattcttttaattaaaaaaattgtctatttgtTGATATTTGTAAAGGAAGGAAGTCAAAGGAATCCCGGAGCTCTCCCAGGCCTTGAAGCCCGGTTCAGCCGTCACTTATCTGACGTCTCCTGTGGGACAGGCTCTGGGCGGGCAAAGCCCACAGGAAATTGGATCTGCTCTTCAGGAGTTTATGTTCTACTGGGGGAAGCAGTCTGTACCCAGACAAgtaaactcacacacacacacacacacacacacacacacacacacacacacatgtttaatGGAAAGGCATTTAACTTCTTAGAAGAAAAGTTAACCAGACtatataaagaaataacaaaactataatagctgGGAATTTCAATGTATCCCTTTCAGATCTAGACACAtctaacaaaaaaataagaaatatttttaggaacctaaagagaattttagaaaagttagacattGTAGCTCTCTAGTAATAAGTGtgggaacagaaaagaatatacacatTTCTCAACTGCACATGACATTAGCAAAAATTGCCCATGTGCTAGCAGACTTgtttacaaaaattgatcatgtgcTAGCAGCTCAGGCAtaaaaagatcataaataaatgcagaaaaatgcATTTTTGCTGATTATAAAGTGATAAAGATTTTaggaagtaaaatgaaaaattttaattaatttgaataaagtttcaaaattaaatgaaaactaaataatatGATTCCAAAGAATCTGGTTTATTAAAggaaaagatcatagaatcaacaagaatcattaaaaaaaactgacaataaataatataacatacCAAAACTTTTAGGATATAGCCAAAACCTCCCTGAGagaaaagcatatatttttaaacacattcgccaccaaagaaagaacatcaaTTTATTGGGAATGCAACATCACAATAGCAATGAACTAGAAAggcaatgaatttttaaaaatatatacataaaaataaattgtgaaaattaaagataaaaattatgacaaaaaaactattgaattgatagATAAAATTATCTATCCTATAACCCTATAACTGGGGTTGatattaaagaaagaggaaaacccaattgtcaaaaagggaaaaggagaactCACAACAAAGAAGATAATCAAGGAAATTGTTGAAAATTACCCAATTGTATGCCATAAAAATAGATTACATAAATAGCTTTACAAATAGTCcaaaatccaatctcagaaaaaaaaattgaacaagctcTAAATGAactcacaaagggaaaaaaaaaaacacccaggaGCATGGATTCCATGAAACATTCAAAGAGAATGATTCcaattttacatacattatttgaaaaaatacagaaagaggcCGTAGTATCAAACTTCTTTGAGACAAAGATGTCTCTGAATCTGTGAGCTAAGAAGACTTCAACCCTCAATTTTGCCCTCTATAAGATGAGGTATTGGACTCAATGACCCAgaagtttcctttcctttctgaatCTGTCATCCTAtgacctctctgaacctcagtttattcatctgcaaaagaaaacacaatgtcCTCCAAGGTCCAGGATTCTATGAATAGTAATGACTTACCCTTCAAAGTAGGGCTTCTAGCAGCCTAGAGGGATGAGTGCAATAGGAGCCAGATTTGGGGGTGTTCTGGGAAGATTAGCACCTCTGGTTGGAGGCTGCTGAACCCTTTTCAgactgctcatccacctttggtgccTAATTTCCACCAACTCTcgtctgtggctccaagaagccaAAGCATACCTGGCAGGAAAAATTGTATTGTAAATGGGCTAAAACTCCACGGGGTTTTGATGAATGGAAGAGAGCAAAAGTGAGGATTTTCTGCCTCAGTTAAATTCAGTTCATACATTCATATTAAAACATCTTCTGtgatatcattgatcctcttcaaaaaggagaatgaaaaaataaaaaactaaatttattttgcaaaaacTGTCCTAAGAATGGGCCAGaacccatctgtgaaatgggctgCCATTcgtgaaaagaaaatattccgTGGGTGATATTGTGGGGTTTTCCCCTCTTCTTAAAAGGTGGAtttcctgaatcttttttttttctttcaaaaatagaaaaggctGAAGTTCTGAAGTTATAGGCATAGAATTTTTTAAGTTGCTGCTGAAAAGAGGATGTGGTCGTGCAAGCTGGGGCTTTATGTATGTATACCACTGTAAACACATTCGGAGAAGTGTCCAGAGACTCAGGTGCTGACTTGGGTGATCACTGAGACTGGAGGTATGGTATTTTGGGGCCTTAAGAGGTCTCTTGGGCTGGAGGAAAGTGAAAAGAGAGCTGGGCAAAGGACTAGAAGAACCAGAGGCAGGACTGGAAGTATCATGGAAGATCATGGAAGGGCGTTAGGGGTCATCTAGGGGACTGCTTTCCCCAATAGGGAGAATCTTTACTTAAAATTTGATAAAAGGATCAAAGCTTTCAGAAtccctaattctctctctctctctctctctctctctctctctctctctctctctctctctctctcactgtttctctctctctctctctctttctctctctctctctctctctctctctctctctctctctctctctctctctctctctctctctttttcctcgtctatctctctgtctctgtgtactTTGTCTTTTGTCTACGACAAATAGAGCTTGTTATAATTATACCCCAGAGATAGAATTATGAATGGGTAATACAGGGTTATGGTCATTGGTTCAGTAAAGGCTGTGATACGTATGATGCCATACCCTCCTAGTTTTAGTAGAATGGCAGCTAAGACTATGGAACCTGCagtgtctctctatgtgtgtgtttctctctgcctctccctccctttctgcctccctccctccctgtctctctgtcttggtctgtctctgtctgggtctgaatgtgtctgtgtctgtctctctatctctctctgtctctgtctctctctgtttctccctccctttctgcctcttttcctccctccctgtctccctctctccttgtctccctccctccctgtctctctgtctctgtgtctctgcctgtgTCTGAATGtatctgtgtctttctgtctctgtctctctttctcctctctctctctctctctcttctctctctcctctctctctctcttctctctctcaatgtgtctgtctgtctctctcttctctctctgtctctgtctctcaatgtgtctgtctgtctgtctcaatctctctctctctctctctctctctcttttctcttctcttttcttctctctctgtctctctctcaatgtgccttcctgtctgtctttctgtctctctcttctctctctccctctccctccatatctctctctctctctctctctcctctctctctctctctctctatctctatctctctttctctccctccctcctctctctctctctctcttccctccctccctctctcggtctctctctctcctctttctcttctcttctctctctctcaatgtgtctgtctgtctgtctctcttctctctgtgtctctgtctctcattgtgtctgtctgtctcaatgtctctgtctctgtctctctctctctcaatgtgtctctgtctctctcttctcttctcttctctctctgtctctctctcaatatgcctgcctgtctgtctttctgtctctctctctctcctctctctccttctccctccctgtctctgtctctgtctctctctgtctcccttctctctctctctctcttctctctctcctctctttccctctccctccctgtctctgtctctttctctctgtctgtctgtctgtctctctctctctcttttctctcaatgtgtctgtctgtctctctcaatgtctctctctctctcctctcttctcttcttctctcttctctcttgtctctcaatgtgtctgtctttctgtctctctcacctctctctcctctctctccctctccctccgtctctgtctctgtctctgtctctgtctctctcttccccaccccacctTCATCCTTCTCTGCCCTTTTCATGTCTTTCCCAGACCTGTTTCCATCGTTGCATCAGTGACAGGAGGATCTTCCCTCCCAGCCAGGAGCAACCCCTTCTCATTTGCCACGTCAGAGAGCTGCAGGGGGACTGAATTCTTACTGTCCCCCCCAGGACCTCTCCCCCTTCTGTATTCTTTAGACTCTTCCATTCCTCCTGCTTCTTCACCAGCCTCACTAACTTTCAGGGGGAGACCTGGTCGGTCATTTCCTGGTCTCTAGACCTTTCAGTGAGGAAATCCCCTTTCCCAGGGGCATTTGGTGCCCGCCCTGCGATCTCTGCTCCCAGAGAGTTCCCCGGGCAGACTTCTCGGGGCCCTGGGACCAGTCTGGCTCAGAGACAGCCCTTGATCCCAAGGCCCTTTGCCCTCGAGTCCCGGGGCACCCGTTCAGTCTGACACCCTCACCGCCTCTCTTGTACACTAACATCTGGTCCTTTGGAGTCTTTGTGCTCGACCTGTGGAGCCTCTGAGCCCCGACTGGCACAGTCAGCCTCGGCCGGAGCTACAGCTGCACACCCAACACCACGCTGTCATTGAGTCTCTTCAAGCAGGGAGGCTAGACAAGTAGCATGTGGTGCTGTTCCCCCAGAGAGTGTGAGCTCCTCGAGGGCAGCAGCGATGCAATATGTCtgtgtgggggaggggggttgtTTTCTATCTCTAGCACCCGGTGTGATTCCCGGACTCTCAGACAACATCTGGGGGGCAGGAGTGAGCTCCTTGTCTGGGCTAACCCTCAGGGAACTCTTGAAGATGGAGCTGCTAAGTCATAGCTGGGTTGAGATCTGTACTGGTGAAGAGAATACCCACACTATGGAAGTCACAAACCCTAGATTTTTAGAATATCCCCCTAGGGCCCAGCACCTTATGTGGGGAGGTGctttaaactatttatttaaatttgattttttaaatttaaattaaattaaaaattaaattcatttcagAACTACCCCCTTTCCCTCTGTACTACTTAGCTGgcctaaagaaaaagaatttcctGAAGATCTGGGggttctttttaaaactttctcttctttagagATTGTTTAAATATAGATTTACTACTTAATTCGGTGAAAAAAATCTCccatctttccttcattcttccctcttcctcatttagaaagcaagaaaaaagaagtcaCAAACAAATTCACAAACAAATTGGCTATGTCTTAAAAAGCAAGTCTAGGGGCAGCTAAGGggcgcagtggatacagcactagccctgaaatcaggagaacccgagttcaaatctgatctcatacatttaacacttcctagctgtgtgactctgggcaagtcacttaaccccaattacctcagcagaaaaaaaaaagcaagtcttTCCTTTAGGCGGTAGGTAGCGGTCTGCATTATTGGGCCCCTGGATTTATGATCAGAGCTCTTACATTTTtcacaaatttttgtttttaaaatatctttattttgcaAAAACAATCTTGCCTCTTCACCAGTTCCTACGAGTCTACCCAGATTTCATCTAATCGTTCCTTCATCATTCTGTAGAGCTCGATATTATTCCATCACACTCTTTTACCATgaagttgtttagtcattccccaactgatggttaCCCTCTTCTGGAGAATTCTGAAAGTGCATCAGATTTGAAGGATTTCCCGTCCCCCACGCAAACCCCAGCAGCCATCAGTGGGGCTGGTAGTTACGTGGTAGTACGTGGCGGTAGTAGACAGCTTGTCCACCATGGGAATTTCTGCCCAATGTCGTGCCTGAATCTTAGCCCTTTCAAAGGAAGGCTTTCTCAGGCAATATGGTGCTGGAATACAAGGTTctaggaaaacaacaacaacagggtTTTCTGAAGGGCTGCTTCATGAGTAACACCAAATTCAAGAGTCCTAGAATCTAGCCTTCTAACCCAAGAAGAGGGCTTGCTTAGGGACCACCGCCCGCCAAAGTTGCCGGGGGGTCAAGTACAAGAATCCGGGAAAGCGATCTTCCGTCGGGAGAGCAGACTTGTGTAGAGAGCTATCCTTACATGGCTCAAAGGGAGACAAAAATAGACATTAATGCTCTTCTCTCCTCACCTTTCTCTAAGAGAAGCTTTCATTTCTGccaagaagagaagcaaaaagtcGGAACCAGACATCGCCATTCTGCTCTTCTCGGATACCAGGCTAAAGTTATAGCAATCTGCTCCCTTAGTATTGTTAGTCTCCAGGGTTCAATCTATAGTCTGATGACTTTGTCGTTGTTATTAGGAGGAAGGGGGATCCCAAGCTCTAAATCCAAGGCTtgacactttattttattttattttttattattattatagccttttatttacaaaatatatgcatgggtaatttttcaacactggcccttgcatagtcttgtgtttttACAGTCCAATacagactgcctgccatttaggggagggacggggggaaggaggggaaaacctgaaacacaagactatgcaagagCCGATGTTGACTTAACATTGTCATGTTAACAATATAaacttaaatatgttaaagtatatgttaaatccaatatatgtatactcatTGATACAGTTTTGATACTTTTTTTGACTCAAGGAACAAGGTTTTATGAGGAAAATACCTGGTGAATAACAAAGAAACTCATTTATCCACATCgtagcaaaataaaaatcagagaaggTAATTCAATTCGATCAAGAGAAAAGTCCTGGATCTTATCCAAGGGGAATTCCCTGAAATGTCTTATGTAGcaggctcaatttttttttttttttttttggcaccgATTTCAAACTGGCTCCTCCCATCTTCCTTCTGAGGGCCGGAAATCTCCAAACAGGACCTCATGAGACGCGAGCGCTACAGGTCCCACTACTCACAAAGAGCTGCTGAGGAGAGCCCCCTTGCAATGGGCTTTGGGATGGGGTCATGTATTCAAAGATAGGACATTTCCACAGCTAGCTCTCTGAGAAAGGCGGTGACTGTGTCTCTGGATCCTGGTTTTGAACAGAACGGTGTCATAAACCAAAAGCCTagttgggaagagaaagagattcgGACTTTGTTCTGTACTAGGACAGCTCCTCGGAAGATCAGTGCCTAGAAGGCCCCGTGCTCTGTGGGCAAAGCGGAATTGCGAAAAAGAACCATGAGATGAGCATATTTGGAGgcatctccattccaaatgttcacatgTGCTTATTAGAACCTGTGGGGGAACCTTCTGAACTCGTTAGGCTGATTAGCCACAACTGGACCCGCCATCCCTGAACCCAACATATATACATGGACACGTGTGTCTGAGGTGGAGACGGGTGGTCCTTCTGAGGGTAAAAGGGCAACAAGGGATGTTCAAGGTCATTAACCCCTTCCCTGTAATATTACTCTTAAGGAAGACCAAACACAGAGGGCTCAAGTGACTTTCCCCTGGCCACGCcccaggaagggagggaagaaccAAGAACTGAGGTCTCCTGTACCTGCGCCAGAGcgtttctctgacaaaatgactAGTTTGCTTGCACTGCTCCTTGGGTGAATTATGTGGGTATAATGGGGCCGGAGCCTTATCTGCTGTTTGTGTTTCAGGGACCGACATGAAAGCCGGGAGCCAAAGTGAGGAGTGCTCCTTCCGAGAAGTCGACAGCCTCATGAAGACGGTAGAGTTGAGTATCCACATCCCCACTTTCATCCTGGGTCTCGGACTCAACCTACTGGCCATCTGCAGCTTCGCCTCCTTCCTGAGAAACCGGCGGGAGGAGTACAGGGCCACGTCCATCTACATGATCAACCTGGCGGTCTTCGACCTGCTGCTCGTGCTCTCTCTTCCTTTCAAGATGGCGCCGGCCCAGGCTTCGTCCTTCTGCACCACGGTCGAGTGCCTCTACTTCGTCAGCATGTATGGCAGCGTCTTCACCATCACCTTCATCAGCTTCGACCGCTACGTGTCCATCGGGCACCCGCTCTGGGTCCAGAGCGTCCGCTCCCCGAGGAACGTCCTGCTGGTCTGCGGCTCCATCTGGGCCCTGGTGTGGACGTGCACCATCCCCATCTACAAATTTCACGGAGAACCCGGCAATTCCACCTGCTTCCACAACATGTCCGATGGCGCCTGGGGCGCCCGGGCCATTGTCCCCCTGGAGCTCTTTGGATTCCTGCTTCCCATGGCCACAGTCTGCTTCTGCTCCTTCCGCAGCATCCACAAGCTGGACCGCTCGGCCGTGAGGAGGGCGCCCATCATCCGCTCCATCGCCGCCAGTCTGGCCGTCTTCGTGGCCTCCTTCCTGCCCGTGCACCTGTGCATCTTCCTGCAGTTCCTGGTGAGGAACGGCTTCGTCCAAGACTGCAGCACCAAGCAGGGCATCAGCTTCGCCCTGCAGCTGGCCCTGTGCCTCGCCAACGTCAACTGCTGCCTGGACGTCTTCTGCTACTACTTCGTCAGCAAGGAGTTCAGGGCAGGGATCATGATCCTCCACCAGCCGTCGTGAAGAGCTCAGCCTCTGGTGCAGGAGAGCACGTGTAGTGGGGATAAAAGGGGAGGCTCCGAGACTGAGGAAGACGGGGTTTGTGCAGAAAGGGAGGCTCTGAAATGAGGAGGACGGGGTTTGTGCAGAAAGGGAGGCTCCGAGACTGAGGAGGACGGGGTTTGTGCAGAAAGGGAGGCTCCGAGACTGAGGAGGACGGGGTTTGTACGAAAAGGGAGGCTGTAGCTGACCCTCAGGGTTAGTCAGGtgagaaactaaggcccagagaggggaagagaCAAGATGACAGAGCTAGAAAATACCGTAGAAGCCATTTAGCCGACTCTCCTACTCTACTTATCCAGTAGAATGCCCGCCGACTCCTGATTCCACGTCCCATATGCTACCTACTATGTCACATTCATAGCATGATCAGCTGTTCTGAATCCAAGTTGAGGGCTTTTTCCAGATACTTGCAGCTCATCCCATGAGATGTCACATCCCCTTTACAACGCCATTCCTTGCCTTTCCCATTGAGGGAAACACAAGCATAGCCATCCAATTCTATCCAGCACACAAACTTGTCCTGTGATAGGacaaaaatttaagattttaagGTTCAGACATGGCATAGGActtggagggaaggaaaggcaaTGAAATCCAACTAGAAAATGTAATGGATCCCATCAATGATATCTTTGTCCCATCCCATGACCTTGCAGACTTTGTGGAGCTGATCTTTGATTGTGGTAAGAATGCTCCCCTTCCATCATTCAGCTGACTGGAATTTCCCAAGCATTAGataaatttctcctttaaatCGAATGTGGGATTGAAAAGATTGGCTTTGGAGAAGAGCCCAGAACAAGCACCTGCCTCTCTTCCTAGCCAAGGTGTGGTACTATGGGAGTGCAAAGGAATACTGCAGATAAAATAATTGGTTAgtgtattggttagttttgctgaaaacaatttccccccttttaaaaaaaaagtttctttcaaGGAGAAAGAACTAATCTGGGAATAAAATGAgcattaaagtaaaaaaatctgtaaattttcccaaaagaagtaaaaagttgAATGTAGATCTTAATTTAATAACTCTGGTAGACCATGTTGGGATTGGGTCTTGAGCTCCTTTTGAGCTTAATGAATTTTGCCTTTTGAAACACTCTCCCTTCAAAAATTGCATTATCTTTAGACATGGAGATAAGGAGAAGCACACTGTGGttctcatagaatcatagattttatgAGATTGAAGGGACCTTAAGGGCATCTAGTCTAATGCCATACTTGAAAAAATCCCCTTTATAATGTCCCTAAAATAATGCGTATCCAACATTCAGACTCTGTTGAAGACCTCCAAGATGGCCAAACCTCCGTTCCTTTGTTCGTCCTCCCAGCTTTCtctgagaaaggaaaagcaaaagcaCTTCCttgtggaaggagagaggggacaGATATTGGTGCATCTTTAAAGCCTCCATGTGGGtcaaaagccaaaaaaagagTCAGGACGACCCCCTGCTCACTCCCATAGTCCACAAACAGGAAACTCCAGAATCCTTTAACTGCTACGATGACGTACTCAGTCCAATAATCGGACTGCTCTAGCATCGGAAGCTCTAGCAGAAAGACTTCCTGGAGCATAACTGCCTTAGCTGACCACCATTCTCCATGTGTGGAGGCAGtaaggtggtacagtgaatagaatgaagtcttcctgagttcaaagacTGCCTCAGACACATATTTCCCATATGGCCATAGCTGAATCCTTAGCCTCCCTTggaatcagttttctcatctataaaatgggaataataacacctacaTCCCAGGTTAGTTGTGCTgctcaattgagataatatacataaaggacttttgcaaactttaaaagagTTTCATAAaggctagctattgttattaccAATATTCctcatctcccccattagaatgtaagatccttgaggatctaggtgcttgataaatgtttaatgacgtttttggtcatttttcagtcaagtccaactcttagtgaccctgtttggggtttcttggcaaagatactggaatggttggtcatttccttcttcagctcattttacaaatgaagaaaccgaggcaaacagagttaaatgacttgatcagagtcacacagttagtaggtGGATGAGACCAAGTAACGAAGAAGATgatccttcctgactccaggtcccatAGTTTACCTACtaagtcacctagctgcccattcaATGACTGATTCCTAATATGTTTTCCATCTATCATTCATTCATATGAGTATACGTTTCATGAGCTAAATGCCAATAGCTC includes:
- the GPR55 gene encoding G-protein coupled receptor 55, giving the protein MKAGSQSEECSFREVDSLMKTVELSIHIPTFILGLGLNLLAICSFASFLRNRREEYRATSIYMINLAVFDLLLVLSLPFKMAPAQASSFCTTVECLYFVSMYGSVFTITFISFDRYVSIGHPLWVQSVRSPRNVLLVCGSIWALVWTCTIPIYKFHGEPGNSTCFHNMSDGAWGARAIVPLELFGFLLPMATVCFCSFRSIHKLDRSAVRRAPIIRSIAASLAVFVASFLPVHLCIFLQFLVRNGFVQDCSTKQGISFALQLALCLANVNCCLDVFCYYFVSKEFRAGIMILHQPS